ATCGCGGCCGCGGCAGGTGTCTCCACTCGCACGTTCTTCAACTACTTCGCGTCCAAAGAGGACGCAGTGCTGATCGCGTACGCGGATCACGCAGAGCGAGCCGCGCGGACCATCGACCGGTTCGCCGCGCAACCGGCCGGGCTCGGCACCTTCGCCGCGCTGGTCGCGACCATGCGCGAGGAGATGGCCGAGATCGAGCAGAACGAGGCCGAATGGCTGGCCCGGCTGCGCATCGTCCAGGACGATCCGGCGCTGATGAGCCGCGCGACCGCGCTCAGCTCCCCGTCCCGCGAGCCGATGGTCCAGGCGATTGCCCGGCGCAGCGGCACCGACCCAGAGCAGGACCTCTACCCGTCGCTGGTGCTGGCCGTCCTGGGCGGGGTGCTCAACACCGCCCTCGGCCGCTGGTCCGCACTCGACGGCGCCCGGCCGCTGCACGCGCTCTTCGACGAGGCCGTCGCCATCGCCGCCGCCGGCCTGCCCGACCCGAGCTGAACCTCCTCCCCCTTCGAGTCCGGAAAGGACTGTCATGTCTTTGTCGACCGCGGATTCCCCGGCGACCGCCTCCCCGCCGATGACCCACCGGCAGGTACTGCAGGCGATGTCCGGCCTGATGATGGGCATCTTCGTCGCGATCCTGGCGTCCACTGTGGTCGCGAACGCGCTGCCGCGGATCGTTTCCGAACTGGGCGGCAGCCAGTCGTCCTACACCTGGGTGGTCACCACCGAACTGCTCGCGATGACCGCGACCGTGCCGCTCTGGGGCAAGCTTTCCGACCTGTACAACAAGAAACTGCTGATCCAGCTGTCGCTCGGGCTGTTCGTGGTCGGCTCGCTGGTGGCCGGGCTCGCGCAGAACATCGACATCCTCATCCTCAGCCGGATCGCCCAGGGCGTCGGCGGCGGCGGGCTGACCGCGCTCGCTCAGGTGATCATGGCGGCCATCGTGTCGCCGCGCGAACTCGGCAAGTTCTCCGGCGTCTTCGGCGCGGTCTTCGCGGTCGGCACGGTGGCCGGGCCGCTGATCGGCGGCGTGCTGGTGGACACCTCCTGGCTCGGCTGGCGCTGGTGTTTCTTCCTCGGCGTGCCGTTCGCGCTGGCGGCGATCCTGCTGCTGCAGCGCACGCTGGACCTGCCGACGCAGCGCCGCGAGGTGCAGGTGGACTACCTCGGCGCGTTCCTGATCATGCTCGGCGTGTCGACGCTGCTGGTGTGGTCGTCGCTGGCCGGATCGACGTTCGCCTGGGCCTCCTGGCAGACCGCGGCGCTGGTGCCGGCGGGCGTGCTGGTGCTGGTGCTCGCGGTGTGGGTGGAGTCGAAGGTGCCCGAACCGGTCGTGCCGCTCGGGCTGTTCCGCAACCGCACGGTCTCGCTGGCGACCGTCGCGAGCTTCCTGGTCGGCGTCGCGATGTTCGGCGGCACGGTGTTCCTGTCGCAGTACTTCCAGCTGTCGCTGGGCAAATCGCCGACGGTGGCCGGGCTGCTGAGCCTGCCGATGATCTTCGGCCTGCTGGTGTCGTCCACCGTGTCCGGCCAGCTGATCAGCCGTACCGGCAAGTGGAAGCCGTTCCTGCTGCTCGGCTCGGTGCTGATGGCCGCCGGGCTCGGCCTGCTCGGGCTGATCGACGCGCACACCTCGGTGCTGGAGCTGAGCCTGTTCATGCTGGTGCTCGGCGTTGGCGTGGGGATGCTCAACCAGAACCTGGTGCTGGTGGCGCAGAATGACGTTCCGGCGCAGGATCTCGGCGCGGCGACGTCGACGCTGTCCTTCTTCCGCAGCCTGGGCGGCTCGATCGGGGTCAGCGCGCTCGGCGCGGTGCTGGCCAGCCGGGTCGGCACGCTGATCTCCGACGGGCTCGGCCCGGCCGCGGCCGCCGCCTCGGGCAACGGCGGGAAGGTGCCGGATCTGTCGCTGCTGCCCGCGCCGGTGGTGACGGTGATCCGCGAGGCGTACGGCGTCGCGACAAGCGACCTGTTCCTGATCTGCGCTCCGATCGCCCTGCTGGTCACGGTCGCGGTGGCGTTCCTGAGGCACCTGCCGCTGAAGACGCAGAGCGGTCTGGAACGACTGGCGGACGAGGCCGCCTGAGCTACCGTGGCCCGGTGACCAGCGACGCGGAGTTCTCCGCCGCGCTCGAACGGCACCGCCGCGAGATCCGGGTGCACTGCTACCGGATGAGCGGCTCGTTCGAGGAGGCCGAGGACCTCACCCAGGAGGCGTTTCTCCGGGCTTGGAAAGGCCGTTCCGGCTTCGCCGGCCGGGCGAGCGTCCGGACCTGGCTGTACCGCATCGCCACCAACGTCTGTCTCGACGCGCTCGCCCGGCGGCCCGGACGCGTCCTGCCGGACGAGCTCGGACCGGCAGGCGACCCGGTCGGCTCGCCGCGCGCGCTCGACGTGCCGTGGCTCAGCCCGTTCCCCGACCTGCTGCTCGACCCCGCGGCACCGGACGACACCGGTGCCGCGGTCGTCGAGCGGGAGACCATCGAACTGGCTTTTCTCGCCACGATCCAGCTGCTGCCGCCGCGCCAGCGGGCCGCGCTGATCTTGCGCGACGTGCTCGACTGGTCCGCAAAGGACACTGCCGAACTGCTCGGCGCTTCGGTCGCCTCGGCGAACAGCGCGCTG
This sequence is a window from Amycolatopsis benzoatilytica AK 16/65. Protein-coding genes within it:
- a CDS encoding TetR/AcrR family transcriptional regulator, with product MPPPGLRERKKLETHRTIALAALRLVDEHGLDRVTVDDIAAAAGVSTRTFFNYFASKEDAVLIAYADHAERAARTIDRFAAQPAGLGTFAALVATMREEMAEIEQNEAEWLARLRIVQDDPALMSRATALSSPSREPMVQAIARRSGTDPEQDLYPSLVLAVLGGVLNTALGRWSALDGARPLHALFDEAVAIAAAGLPDPS
- a CDS encoding MDR family MFS transporter — its product is MSLSTADSPATASPPMTHRQVLQAMSGLMMGIFVAILASTVVANALPRIVSELGGSQSSYTWVVTTELLAMTATVPLWGKLSDLYNKKLLIQLSLGLFVVGSLVAGLAQNIDILILSRIAQGVGGGGLTALAQVIMAAIVSPRELGKFSGVFGAVFAVGTVAGPLIGGVLVDTSWLGWRWCFFLGVPFALAAILLLQRTLDLPTQRREVQVDYLGAFLIMLGVSTLLVWSSLAGSTFAWASWQTAALVPAGVLVLVLAVWVESKVPEPVVPLGLFRNRTVSLATVASFLVGVAMFGGTVFLSQYFQLSLGKSPTVAGLLSLPMIFGLLVSSTVSGQLISRTGKWKPFLLLGSVLMAAGLGLLGLIDAHTSVLELSLFMLVLGVGVGMLNQNLVLVAQNDVPAQDLGAATSTLSFFRSLGGSIGVSALGAVLASRVGTLISDGLGPAAAAASGNGGKVPDLSLLPAPVVTVIREAYGVATSDLFLICAPIALLVTVAVAFLRHLPLKTQSGLERLADEAA
- a CDS encoding RNA polymerase subunit sigma-70, which gives rise to MTSDAEFSAALERHRREIRVHCYRMSGSFEEAEDLTQEAFLRAWKGRSGFAGRASVRTWLYRIATNVCLDALARRPGRVLPDELGPAGDPVGSPRALDVPWLSPFPDLLLDPAAPDDTGAAVVERETIELAFLATIQLLPPRQRAALILRDVLDWSAKDTAELLGASVASANSALQRARETLRTRLPARRDEWSAPETTTAEEAALLRKFIAAYESADVQAVAAVLSEDARAVMPPYSLWFDSRERILGALRPSFDPASPHFRGSFRMVPVRANRQLAVAGYLRRPGESVHRAFGVTVLTVRNGLVTAMAAFETAALAPYGLAETFEE